A window of the Bradysia coprophila strain Holo2 chromosome X unlocalized genomic scaffold, BU_Bcop_v1 contig_128, whole genome shotgun sequence genome harbors these coding sequences:
- the LOC119067828 gene encoding uncharacterized protein LOC119067828, whose product MSSNTDWDVDNYKTDYESDEHWELRRLFMETHKDKFEEDELVCLAQVFTNVEFMGCKYPDKTMRKVALLSKEVAEDFRKKRATKLKRTFVGAQDAAGIKAKGRRTIEENNTQKYTKPIQFTPQTPSADSTSSPVKPISMESKQENFVPIQSAACSSTNHQNQPKKSKSEKRRRNDQLSGFCRNSLRPNKYGNFIIMEMGADTNAFQILQTSAAKQKALINVTYSMIGNETECSVDVNHKTVAKAISANKKDARTLASDAALEQLRNECYTLKKKPEVKSTKIETTMGKSDNRKADCSTATSDQYTSNQLNENNKGFKMMKLLGWSGGALSAGGIETPIGVQLKVDRLGLGLTNDTNHNLNRRYFSEYLQKYNMDADNIHELIFSKDFTKEERATLHTIAAKQGLKSNSKNTADGDRYLIISKKIPLEILATNVLNGGIYTEMYDLIHPTDQ is encoded by the exons atgaGTTCAAACACTGATTGGGACGTCGACAATTACAAAACTGACTATGAAAGCGACGAACATTGGGAATTGAGACGATTGTTTATGGAAACACACAAAGACAAATTCGAGGAAGACGAACTAGTTTGTTTGGCACAAGTCTTTACAAATGTTGAATTTATGGGCTGCAAGTATCCCGACAAGACAATGAGAAAGGTCGCGCTTCTGTCCAAAGAGGTTGCTgaagattttcgaaaaaagcGAGCGACAAAACTGAAACGAACCTTTGTCGGTGCGCAAGATGCTGCCGGCATTAAAGCGAAAG GAAGACGGACGATCGAGGAGAATAACACGCAGAAATATACAAAACCAATTCAATTCACACCGCAAACACCATCAGCCGATTCGACATCTTCACCGGTAAAGCCAATTTCTATGGAAtccaaacaagaaaatttcgtTCCGATTCAGTCAGCTGCGTGTTCATCCACTAATCATCAAAATCAGCCGAAAAAGTCGAAATCGGAAAAGCGGCGTCGAAACGATCAGCTGTCGGGATTTTGCAGAAACTCACTTCGCCCGAACAAATATGGAAATTTCATCATCATGGAAATGGGTGCCGATACAAATGCATTTCAAATATTACAGACCAGTGCCGCCAAGCAGAAAGCACTGATTAATGTCACCTATTCTATGATAGGGAACGAAAC AGAGTGTTCCGTTGACGTCAACCACAAGACGGTTGCTAAAGCTATATCAGCGAATAAAAAAGACGCAAGGACACTTGCCAGTGATGCAGCACTCGAGCAACTGCGGAACGAATGTTACACTCTGAAG AAAAAGCCCGAAGTGAAGAGcaccaaaattgaaaccaCAATGGGAAAGTCCGACAACCGAAAAGCCGATTGTTCGACCGCCACATCCGATCAATACACCAGCAATCAACTGAACGAAAACAACAAAGGAttcaaaatgatgaaattgttGGGCTGGAGTGGTGGAGCACTGAGTGCCGGTGGTATCGAGACGCCGATCGg CGTTCAGTTGAAAGTGGATCGCTTGGGACTGGGATTGACTAACGATACAAATCACAATCTGAATCGGCGATATTTCTCGGAATATTTGCAAAAGTACAACATGGATGCGGACAACATACATGAATTGATATTTTCGAAAGACTTTACCAAAGAGGAACGGGCTACACTGCACAC GATAGCAGCAAAGCAAGGACTGAAATCGAACAGCAAAAATACAGCCGACGGCGACCGCTATTTgataatatcgaaaaaaattccattggaAATTTTAGCCACTAATGTCTTGAACGGTGGCATTTACACAGAGATGTATGATCTGATTCATCCTACCGATCAGTAG
- the LOC119067827 gene encoding uncharacterized protein LOC119067827 isoform X1, with protein MDLDIDNAGPSSKSSSLSIDIDVDDTQSDSFNGSNQNCNKLKPNRKRRLSMIEEEPSGKVFVQDSEDDYHYSKLLTLSDEVLLEILKNCNSLTLDALSKTCIRFKNLVCDRRLWTSFDYSKLALSVDEILKRFKYINKDTTQFKIKGLVKSFPHKKWQNNTITENLLEKLQKLTPQLESLEVYEGFLDFQKFTINEFPNTIRKLVFCGCEVNFASPARAFFNRIDTHMKHLQELSLERCTWFETHDLIMFSKLPNLKKLNLRGCVSLKECVPYGSIATRFGFRKLESLDIRDTPISDSDIQCFNITTTLRELLMECPVDLRNQSAARSGCCDLEPVNEEEELRLEPNGNERNEQNAQQAADEPEQQQPRQHQSVGQLLVAAASSAAADRSSSPAQQQQQQQQQQQQQQQPQQQQNRDDDVRIANHYINIVVRNHNYVDIQNNVGERRDGRDAVHENPQMFVPNNLDVNPQPQQLIIVRGLNCNTGNRDRAVGRRNRISWEIVNHNNHQQYAQLFYNRPINRTFEPPPVTLISDRGICSFGVSPDNIQNGVVWIRADFRSPDTFLETLVVRHYKLVTDVSLRHLVHCSPKLSYLDVTGTSVTQAGVQAFKTKKPLCTVVSDFDV; from the exons ATGGACCTGGACATTGATAATGCTGGCCCCAGTAGTAAATCGTCTAGTCTGTCCATTGACATCGACGTTGATGACACACAAAGCGACAGCTTCAACGGCTCCAACCAAAATTGTAATAAGCTGAAACCAAATAGAAAACGTCGATTGTCGATGATCGAAGAGGAACCATCTGGTAAAGTATTTGTTCAAGACTCGGAAGACGATTACCATTACAGCAAACTGCTCACGTTGAGCGACGAAGTTTTATTGGAAATTCTGAAGAACTGCAACAGTCTCACATTGGATGCATTGTCAAA GACATGCATTCGATTCAAGAATTTGGTTTGCGATCGACGACTTTGGACTAGTTTCGATTATTCCAAATTGGCTCTGAGCGTGGACGAGATTCTGAAGCGATTCAAATACATCAACAAGGACACGActcaattcaaaatcaaagGTCTCGTCAAATCGTTTCCGCACAAAAAATGGCAAAACAACACaattactgaaaatttgcTGGAAAAATTACAGAAACTAACTCCACAGTTGGAAAGCTTGGAGGTCTACGAAGGTTTCCTAGATTTTCAGAAG TTTACAATTAACGAGTTCCCAAACACAATAAGAAAATTGGTATTCTGCGGATGTGAGGTAAACTTTGCATCACCTGCCCGAGCATTTTTCAACCGAATCGATACTCACATGAAGCATTTGCAAGAATTGAGTCTCGAACGATGCACTTGGTTCGAAACGCACGATCTCATTATGTTCTCCAAGCTGCCGAATctgaaaaagttaaatttacgCGGTTGTGTGTCACTGAAAGAGTGTGTTCCCTATGGCAGCATAGCAACGAGATTCGGTTTCCGGAAATTGGAGTCATTGGACATTCGTGACACACCGATATCGGACAGTGACATTCAGTGTTTCAACATAACAACCACTTTACGTGAACTGTTGATGGAATGTCCAGTCGATTTGAGAAACCAATCGGCAGCTAGGTCTGGCTGCTGTGATTTGGAGCCGGTAAATGAGGAGGAAGAATTAAGATTGGAGCCGAATGGCAATGAACGAAACGAGCAAAACGCACAACAAGCTGCTGATGAACcggaacaacaacaaccacgTCAGCATCAATCTGTAGGCCAACTATTAGTAGCAGCTGCTTCTTCCGCAGCAGCAGACCGATCATCATCACcagcacaacaacaaca gcagcagcagcaacaacaacagcagcagcaacaacctcagcaacaacaaaatcgcGACGATGACGTTCGGATTGCGAATCATTACATAAACATTGTCGTGCGAAACCACAATTATGTTGATATACAAAACAATGTTGGGGAGAGGCGTGACGGAAGAGACGCTGTGCATGAAAATCCGCAAATGTTTGTTCCTAATAATTTAG ATGTGAATCCTCAACCCCAGCAACTGATCATTGTACGTGGATTAAATTGCAATACTGGTAATCGAGATCGTGCCGTTGGACGCCGAAACAG AATATCGTGGGAAATAGTGAACCACAACAATCATCAGCAGTATGCTCAACTGTTCTACAATCGACCGATTAATCGCACCTTCGAACCGCCACCGGTAACACTGATCAGCGATCGCGGCATATGCAGCTTCGGCGTTTCGCCCGATAACATTCAGAACGGTGTCGTTTGGATCCGGGCCGATTTTCGGTCGCCGGACACATTTCTGGAAACGTTAGTCGTTCGACATTACAAACTGGTAACGGATGTGTCGCTGCGACATTTGGTACATTGTTCACCGAAATTAAGCTATTTGGATGTGACCGGCACATCCGTCACCCAAGCTGGTGTGCAGGCATTTAAGACTAAAAAACCACTTTGCACCGTCGTGTCCGACTTTGATGTGTAA
- the LOC119067829 gene encoding uncharacterized protein LOC119067829 isoform X1 — MEDSIEWKLLKMCSDRMDLIITSSVTYSKNEYFCSIVIDGLLIAATKGLTLFETINATSKKAIEKIQDYSRPHMGYCSQSEEPTFDLDEKCHQFFPIFEQYIVNFKNHIASTSQSYQTPSTYGQLYESPNSYVSPSDPSNWTWNNSESYNPNYYLTKNYTTVTTVKMETRDIKVVSRKMIHEGHAHIDQSNIGFKMLLGLGWSGGPLGANQDGISEPISVELRARRSGLGADRQSYRSAYGNITGDTLFQFLKSYADDDRQYEDLEFSDEFSNKEKKKLFGISRDLSLLHESEHRNGMLVVKIMKPKYNYH; from the exons ATGGAAGATTCCATCGAATGGAAACTACTAAAAATGTGCTCCGACCGAATGGATTTGATTATCACATCGTCGGTCACTTATTCGAAGAACGAATA TTTCTGCAGCATTGTTATTGATGGCCTATTGATAGCTGCAACAAAAGGTCTCACTTTATTTGAGACAATCAATGCAACTTCTAAGAAAGcaatcgaaaaaattcaagATTACTCGAGACCGCACATG GGATATTGTTCACAGTCAGAAGAGCCTACATTTGATTTGGATGAAAAATGTCACCAATTTTTCCCGATATTCGAACAGTATATCGTTAACTTCAAGAACCACATTGCTTCAACCAGCCAGTCATATCAAACGCCAAGCACTTATGGCCAATTGTATGAATCGCCAAACAGCTATGTAAGCCCATCTGATCCGTCGAATTGGACCTGGAACAATTCGGAGTCCTACAATCCGAATTACTATCTGACTAAG AATTACACAACGGTGACAACAGTGAAGATGGAAACCCGTGATATTAAAGTCGTCAGCCGGAAGATGATCCATGAAGGACACGCTCACATCGATCAAAGCAACATCGGCTTTAAGATGCTCCTCGGCTTAGGATGGTCTGGCGGGCCTCTCGGCGCGAATCAAGACGGCATTTCCGAACCAATTAG TGTTGAATTACGAGCAAGACGAAGTGGTTTGGGCGCCGACCGACAATCATACAGATCGGCATACGGAAACATTACCGGTGACacattatttcaatttctgaaaagCTATGCAGACGATGACCGACAGTACGAAGATCTGGAATTTTCAGatgaattttccaataaagagaaaaagaaattatttgg aatttcaaGAGATCTAAGTTTACTCCATGAATCGGAACATCGAAATGGTATGCTCGTTGTGAAAATAATGAAGCCGAAATACAATTACCACTAA
- the LOC119067829 gene encoding uncharacterized protein LOC119067829 isoform X2, with protein sequence MEDSIEWKLLKMCSDRMDLIITSSVTYSKNEYFCSIVIDGLLIAATKGLTLFETINATSKKAIEKIQDYSRPHMGYCSQSEEPTFDLDEKCHQFFPIFEQYIVNFKNHIASTSQSYQTPSTYGQLYESPNSYVSPSDPSNWTWNNSESYNPNYYLTKNYTTVTTVKMETRDIKVVSRKMIHEGHAHIDQSNIGFKMLLGLGWSGGPLGANQDGISEPISVELRARRSGLGADRQSYRSAYGNITGDTLFQFLKSYADDDRQYEDLEFSDEFSNKEKKKLFG encoded by the exons ATGGAAGATTCCATCGAATGGAAACTACTAAAAATGTGCTCCGACCGAATGGATTTGATTATCACATCGTCGGTCACTTATTCGAAGAACGAATA TTTCTGCAGCATTGTTATTGATGGCCTATTGATAGCTGCAACAAAAGGTCTCACTTTATTTGAGACAATCAATGCAACTTCTAAGAAAGcaatcgaaaaaattcaagATTACTCGAGACCGCACATG GGATATTGTTCACAGTCAGAAGAGCCTACATTTGATTTGGATGAAAAATGTCACCAATTTTTCCCGATATTCGAACAGTATATCGTTAACTTCAAGAACCACATTGCTTCAACCAGCCAGTCATATCAAACGCCAAGCACTTATGGCCAATTGTATGAATCGCCAAACAGCTATGTAAGCCCATCTGATCCGTCGAATTGGACCTGGAACAATTCGGAGTCCTACAATCCGAATTACTATCTGACTAAG AATTACACAACGGTGACAACAGTGAAGATGGAAACCCGTGATATTAAAGTCGTCAGCCGGAAGATGATCCATGAAGGACACGCTCACATCGATCAAAGCAACATCGGCTTTAAGATGCTCCTCGGCTTAGGATGGTCTGGCGGGCCTCTCGGCGCGAATCAAGACGGCATTTCCGAACCAATTAG TGTTGAATTACGAGCAAGACGAAGTGGTTTGGGCGCCGACCGACAATCATACAGATCGGCATACGGAAACATTACCGGTGACacattatttcaatttctgaaaagCTATGCAGACGATGACCGACAGTACGAAGATCTGGAATTTTCAGatgaattttccaataaagagaaaaagaaattatttgggTGA
- the LOC119067827 gene encoding uncharacterized protein LOC119067827 isoform X2 translates to MDLDIDNAGPSSKSSSLSIDIDVDDTQSDSFNGSNQNCNKLKPNRKRRLSMIEEEPSGKVFVQDSEDDYHYSKLLTLSDEVLLEILKNCNSLTLDALSKTCIRFKNLVCDRRLWTSFDYSKLALSVDEILKRFKYINKDTTQFKIKGLVKSFPHKKWQNNTITENLLEKLQKLTPQLESLEVYEGFLDFQKFTINEFPNTIRKLVFCGCEVNFASPARAFFNRIDTHMKHLQELSLERCTWFETHDLIMFSKLPNLKKLNLRGCVSLKECVPYGSIATRFGFRKLESLDIRDTPISDSDIQCFNITTTLRELLMECPVDLRNQSAARSGCCDLEPVNEEEELRLEPNGNERNEQNAQQAADEPEQQQPRQHQSVGQLLVAAASSAAADRSSSPAQQQQQQQQQQQQQQQPQQQQNRDDDVRIANHYINIVVRNHNYVDIQNNVGERRDGRDAVHENPQMFVPNNLDVNPQPQQLIIVRGLNCNTGNRDRAVGRRNRISWEIVNHNNHQQYAQLFYNRPINRTFEPPPVTLISDRGICSFGVSPDNIQNGVVWIRADFRSPDTFLETLVVRHYKLVTDVSLRHLVHCSPKLSYLDVTGTSVTQAGVQAFKTKKPLCTVVSDFDV, encoded by the exons ATGGACCTGGACATTGATAATGCTGGCCCCAGTAGTAAATCGTCTAGTCTGTCCATTGACATCGACGTTGATGACACACAAAGCGACAGCTTCAACGGCTCCAACCAAAATTGTAATAAGCTGAAACCAAATAGAAAACGTCGATTGTCGATGATCGAAGAGGAACCATCTGGTAAAGTATTTGTTCAAGACTCGGAAGACGATTACCATTACAGCAAACTGCTCACGTTGAGCGACGAAGTTTTATTGGAAATTCTGAAGAACTGCAACAGTCTCACATTGGATGCATTGTCAAA GACATGCATTCGATTCAAGAATTTGGTTTGCGATCGACGACTTTGGACTAGTTTCGATTATTCCAAATTGGCTCTGAGCGTGGACGAGATTCTGAAGCGATTCAAATACATCAACAAGGACACGActcaattcaaaatcaaagGTCTCGTCAAATCGTTTCCGCACAAAAAATGGCAAAACAACACaattactgaaaatttgcTGGAAAAATTACAGAAACTAACTCCACAGTTGGAAAGCTTGGAGGTCTACGAAGGTTTCCTAGATTTTCAGAAG TTTACAATTAACGAGTTCCCAAACACAATAAGAAAATTGGTATTCTGCGGATGTGAGGTAAACTTTGCATCACCTGCCCGAGCATTTTTCAACCGAATCGATACTCACATGAAGCATTTGCAAGAATTGAGTCTCGAACGATGCACTTGGTTCGAAACGCACGATCTCATTATGTTCTCCAAGCTGCCGAATctgaaaaagttaaatttacgCGGTTGTGTGTCACTGAAAGAGTGTGTTCCCTATGGCAGCATAGCAACGAGATTCGGTTTCCGGAAATTGGAGTCATTGGACATTCGTGACACACCGATATCGGACAGTGACATTCAGTGTTTCAACATAACAACCACTTTACGTGAACTGTTGATGGAATGTCCAGTCGATTTGAGAAACCAATCGGCAGCTAGGTCTGGCTGCTGTGATTTGGAGCCGGTAAATGAGGAGGAAGAATTAAGATTGGAGCCGAATGGCAATGAACGAAACGAGCAAAACGCACAACAAGCTGCTGATGAACcggaacaacaacaaccacgTCAGCATCAATCTGTAGGCCAACTATTAGTAGCAGCTGCTTCTTCCGCAGCAGCAGACCGATCATCATCACcagcacaacaacaa cagcagcagcagcaacaacaacagcagcagcaacaacctcagcaacaacaaaatcgcGACGATGACGTTCGGATTGCGAATCATTACATAAACATTGTCGTGCGAAACCACAATTATGTTGATATACAAAACAATGTTGGGGAGAGGCGTGACGGAAGAGACGCTGTGCATGAAAATCCGCAAATGTTTGTTCCTAATAATTTAG ATGTGAATCCTCAACCCCAGCAACTGATCATTGTACGTGGATTAAATTGCAATACTGGTAATCGAGATCGTGCCGTTGGACGCCGAAACAG AATATCGTGGGAAATAGTGAACCACAACAATCATCAGCAGTATGCTCAACTGTTCTACAATCGACCGATTAATCGCACCTTCGAACCGCCACCGGTAACACTGATCAGCGATCGCGGCATATGCAGCTTCGGCGTTTCGCCCGATAACATTCAGAACGGTGTCGTTTGGATCCGGGCCGATTTTCGGTCGCCGGACACATTTCTGGAAACGTTAGTCGTTCGACATTACAAACTGGTAACGGATGTGTCGCTGCGACATTTGGTACATTGTTCACCGAAATTAAGCTATTTGGATGTGACCGGCACATCCGTCACCCAAGCTGGTGTGCAGGCATTTAAGACTAAAAAACCACTTTGCACCGTCGTGTCCGACTTTGATGTGTAA